The Archangium primigenium genomic interval GTGAGGAAGTTCTCGGGGATGATCTCCACCCAGTCGAGCGCCCGGCGCGTCTCCGGCAGGAGCGTGTAGAACTCGCGGCGCAGGCCGATGCCCACCCCCAGCGGCTTCATCCTCCAGCGCTGTCCACCACTCACCGGCATGCCCTTTCTCCTGGGGAAGGACTCCGGGCGGCGGACCGGGGGGAAGCTGCCCGCCGCCCGAGAGTGGACTACTTCTTGCCGCCGCAGCCGCTGGAGCCGCAACCGCCGCCGCCACAGCCGTGCTCGGCCGCCTTCTCGGCGGCGGGGGCCGCGGCCCCCTGGGCGGGAGCCGCGCTGGCGCCGTGCTCCATGGGGGCCATGGGGGCGGCCTGCTCCATCGCGGCGGGGGTGCCCTGCTCCATGGGCGCCGCGGCGGGCTTGGTGGTCGCGCAGCCGGTGGCCAGCGAGCCGAGGGAGAGGGAGCCAACGAGCGCGGTCAGGGTCTTCACGTTCATGAGACGGGGCCTTTCGGGCAGGGGCGGCAGGGCCTTCGCGACAGGCGAAGGGTCCGCTCCGGCACTCATACGCCACCTGAACCCCCGGGGTTACAGCCCCCGCTCGACCGGCCCCCGTGGGAGGCGCCCGGCCCGGGTCATGCCGCGCGGTGTCAAACCCGGCCCCCGGTAAACCCCTCAGGTAAAATTTGACAGCCCCCTGGCCTCCCGTCCAAGGCGCGTGGGAGGCCCTCTCCCTCTTGGAGAATCGAGCACTTAGGCATCCATCCCGGGAGGAAGCCGGGAAGACCGGTCGGTAACGTCGGATCCCGGACAGGGGTGATCGCGGCTGAAAACGTTTATTGCAAATCGGTAAATGCGACCGCACAGTGGACGGAGGCGGAGGGTAACCGGCGGTTGACGCGGGGTCCCGCCCAGGACGCAGCGATGAACGAGAACGCACTGAACGCCAATGTGGGTCTGAAACTCCGGGGCCTGCGGCTCGCGCGCAACATCAAGCAGACGGACGCGGCCAAGGATCTGGGAGTGTCCCCGGCGTACCTGAACCTCATCGAGAAGGGCAAACGGGTCATGCCCTTCCCGCTGTTGTGGAAGGCGCTGCGCTACTTCGACCAGGATCCCGAGCAGTTCATGTCCACCCTGGGCGAGGGCCGGGTGGACGAGGCGCTCGCGAAGCTGCTGGACGAGCCGCTGCTCAAGAGCCTGGACATCGACTCGGAGTCGCTGCAGAGCCTGTCGGCGGAGCCGAAGCTCGCGGGCACCGTGGCGGCGCTCTTCAACCTCTACAAGAACACGCGCACGCAGTTGGAGAACGTGCTCGCGCAGCTCAACGTGGAGGAGAGCGCGCGGATGAACTCGGCGCCGCCGGGCAACTCGGCCGGGCCCCGCTTCGACTACTCGCCCTTCGACGAGGTGAGTGACTTCCTGGAGGCCCACCACAACTACTTCCCGGAGCTGGAGGAGCAGGCCGAGTCGATGCGGCGCGACTTCAAGCTCGGGCGGCTGGTGTCCAGCCCCCAGCTGTTGCCGCTGTTGGAGGAACGCTTCGGCTACCGGATGCGCCTGGAGTCCGCGCCCAGTGGCTCCTCGGTGGTGCGCCGCCTGGACGCGGGGAGTCAGGAGCTCACGCTCTCGCCGGACCTGACGGAGCAGCCGCTCAAGTTCCAGCTCGCCGCCTCCATTGGCCTGCTCATGCTGGACAAGGAGAAGCTGGTGGAGCGCATCGTCGGCGCGGCGCGCACGCGGCACGCCGAGACGCTGCGGCTCATCAAGGTGCACCTGGCCAACTACTTCGCCGGCGCGCTGATGCTGCCCTACGGGGACTTCTTCAAGGAAGTGGAGCGCACGCGCTACGACGTGGAGCTCCTGTCCAACCTCTTCGGCACCACGTACGAGACGGTGGCCCACCGGCTGTGCAACCTGTCGGACCCCAAGCGCCGGGGCCTGCCCTTCCACTTCCTGCGCTCGGACATCGCGGGCAACATCTCCAAGCGCTACAGCGGCACGGGCATCAAGTTCGCCTCGGGCGGCGGCTCGTGCGGCAAGTGGGCCGTGCACCTGGCCTTCCTCAACC includes:
- a CDS encoding helix-turn-helix domain-containing protein, translated to MNENALNANVGLKLRGLRLARNIKQTDAAKDLGVSPAYLNLIEKGKRVMPFPLLWKALRYFDQDPEQFMSTLGEGRVDEALAKLLDEPLLKSLDIDSESLQSLSAEPKLAGTVAALFNLYKNTRTQLENVLAQLNVEESARMNSAPPGNSAGPRFDYSPFDEVSDFLEAHHNYFPELEEQAESMRRDFKLGRLVSSPQLLPLLEERFGYRMRLESAPSGSSVVRRLDAGSQELTLSPDLTEQPLKFQLAASIGLLMLDKEKLVERIVGAARTRHAETLRLIKVHLANYFAGALMLPYGDFFKEVERTRYDVELLSNLFGTTYETVAHRLCNLSDPKRRGLPFHFLRSDIAGNISKRYSGTGIKFASGGGSCGKWAVHLAFLNPSQLTRQYSMMPDGTSYFCFAKVQLQPIEGSIVRGSAYSIGLGTHAENAKYLAYGLPTTDLRKDAVPSGISCRFCERTDCNQRAAASYRFAFSIDEYTKKDCFFSPLLVHEAGRAESLDKTLRRRNKGEEN